The following is a genomic window from Streptomyces lincolnensis.
AGATGAGGGTGGAGCCGACGGCGAAGGAGAGGGCGCCCTGGACGAGGACCAGCCCGAGGGCGAGCGGCGGGTGTTCGGCGCCCAGGGCGAGGGCGCACCAGCCGAGGCAGAGGACGGTGCCCCCGGCGCCGACGACCGTCCCGGGCCGCCGGTCGGCGAACCGCCCGCCGACCCGTACACCCGCGAACGCCCCGAGCCCGAACAGCGCGAGCACCACCGGCACCCGACTCGCCTCCAGCCCGGTGACGTTGGTGACCAGCGGGGCGAGATAGGTGAAGGTGCAGAAGGTCGCCCCGTTCACCAGCGCGCCCAGCAGCAGGACGGTGAGCAGCCGGGGCTCGCGCAGGGCCCGCAGTTCGGCGCGCAGAGCGGGGGCCGGCCGTACGGACTCGGCGGTACCGGCCGGCACGGCCCGGGCCACCGCCACCACGGCTGGCAACGACAAGGCGGTCACCGCCCAGAACGCCGAACGCCACCCCCAGAGGTGGCCCAGCAGCGCCCCGGCGGGCACCCCCACCACGCAGGCGAGGGTCACCCCGCCCAGCAGCACCGACGTGGCCCGCCCCTTGGCGTCCGCCGGCACCATCGCCGCGGCCGTCACCAGCGCGACGGCCAGGAACCCGGCGTTGGCGAGCGCCCCCACCACCCGGGTGGCGAGCAGCACCCCGAAACTGTCGGTCAGCGCACCGACGACGTGCACGCCCATGAAGGCGAGCAGGAATCCCAGCAGCGCACCCCGCCGCGACCAGCGCCGGGCGAGCCCGGCCATCAGGGGTGCCCCGACGACCATCCCCGCGGCGAAGGCCGAGGTGAGCGCCCCCGCGGCGGGGACGGAGACGTGCAGATCCCGGGCGATGTCCGGTACCAGACCGGACAGCATGAACTCGGACGTGCCCTGGGCGAACACGGCGACGCCCAGCAGGAACAAAGCGAACGGCATGAGGAAACTCCGCAACCCGAAGTCGTAGAAGAAGACACACACGACACGCGGAACCGGCCGTCCGGCAGCGGTGAGCGACGAGGGCGCGACGACTTCGGGGGTGCGCGACGCACCACCCGGAGAAGGAGGAAGGGACTCAGCCCGGCATCACGACCAGCCACCGGAGAACCGGTGGCCGGAGTCTGGACGCCTCGGGACTGGACACGCGGGCAGGCTACCCGTGGCCGGTCGGCGGGGCGACCGAATAAACCGAACGGACGGGGTCCGCGTGGTCGGCGCGGGAGGGCCCGGTGGGGGACGACGTGGGGGACGACGGCAGCCGGAACCAGGCCGCGAGGACCAGGGGGAGGACGAGGTAGCCGAACCGGGTGGCCGGGATCAGGCAGATGGCGATGCCCAGGCCGACGGCCAGCCGGTCCGCCGCGGCCCGGACGGTACCGGGCGGGCGTATCAGGAGCGAGACGGCCACCCCGAGCGCGGCGGTCGCGAGCGCTGCCGTGGCGAGGGTGGAGCCGCCGGGGACATGGGCGGCCAGCAGGTGGCCCGGCAGGGGGCTGGCGGCCGGGGAGCGCACACCGCCCTCGCCGAGGGGGAAGAGGACGACGTGCTCGACGAAGGCGTGCGGGTCGGCGAGGGCGACGGGTATGACCGCCAGCGCGCTCACCGACAGGGCGGTGGCGGCCGCGCGCAGAGTCGTCCGGCGGCCCGCCGTGACCGCGAGCAGGACCAGACCGACCGGCAGCAGCGGCCACGCCGTCCACTTCAGCGCGGCCGCGGCCCCCATGGCCACACCGGCCGCCACACCGGAGCCGCCCCGGCCGGCCAGCGCCAGGCCCAGGCACATCAGCCCGACCACCGGCAGGTCCACCCCGCCGACGGCCAGCGGGAGTGCGACCGCGGGGAACCCGGAGAGCAGCGCCACCGTGCTCACGGGGCCCGCCGCCGACGCCTTGAGGGCCGCTCCGGCGGGCCGCCGGGCGGCGAAGAACATGCAGACCAGGAAAGCGAGGCCGAACCACACCCGCGCGTCGGTGAGCGGACCGGCGCCGAACAGCGCGCGGGGTACGCCGAAGAGCGCCATGCCGGGCAGATACGGGTTGTACTCCACGGTCCGTGCCGGATCCGGCAGGTACGGGCTGCCGGAGTCCAGCAGCAGAGCGCCGGAACGCTCGACGACACCGACCTCGGACTGGGCGTCGCCCGACGCCACGAGCACCGCCAGCGGTACGAGGACCGCCCCGGCGAGCGCGGCGAGCGCCCCGCTCCGGTTCCAGGAACGCGCGTCCCGCAGGGTGAGCACGGCCGCCGTGGCGTACCCGGCGGCCGCGCAGGTGCCCCACACCCGGTGCGGACCGAGCGCCGTCGTCGTCGCCAGCACCAGGGCGAACCCCGCGCACGCCGCCCAGTAGGCCCAGGCCCAGCGGGCCGCCCTACCGGAAGGCGCGGGCCGCCCGAGGTGTCCCACCCCCGTGAGGACACCTCGGGCAGTGCGCGAGGGCCGTGCGGAGGCCCTCCGGGTCATCGTCATGTCGCCTCTCACGAGCGTCGTCCAAGTCGTCGGAAGGGACCGCACGGATGCGGCGCGGTCCCTGCAACGAGGCCCGCGACAACGAGTTCAGCGGCCGGCGCGTTGTTCAGCAGCCACCGCACGCCACTGAGAACAAAACGAAAACGCCTGGTCGTCGGCGGTCGGACGCCTTGCGGGCGGTCCGCGGGGTTCCTTAGGGTGGCGACGCCGAACACACGTCTGTGTCGCAGGGGGCAGGCGGAACCGGGGGGAGACGGAGCGGACATGGGCCGTCGCGAGACTCCTGTCGACCCGGCCGCCGGACCGGTCCCGCGGTTCGCCTACGAGCTGCGCAAGCTGCGCCAGGAGGCCGGCGGCGTCACCTACCGCGAACTCGCCCGCCGCGCCCACTTCTCGGTCACCGCGCTCTCCCAGGCCGCCGCCGGTGAGCAACTGCCCTCGCTCCAGGTGACCCTGGCCTACGTCCGGGCCTGCGACGGCGACGAGCCGGAGTGGGAGCGGCGCTGGCAGGAGACGGAACGGGAGGTCCGCGAGGCCACCGCCCGCCAGGACGACGACGCCGAGCCGCCGTACCAGGGCCTGGCCCGCTTCGAACCCGACGACCACGACCGGTACTTCGGCCGCGACCGGCTCGTCACCGCGCTGCGGGAGCTGGTCCACGAGCGCAGGTTCACCGCGGTCTTCGGCCCCTCCGGCAGCGGCAAGTCCTCCCTCCTGCGGGCCGGGCTGATCCCCGCCCTGCGCGCCGAGCGCGAACTCGCCGCCATCCGCGTCCTCACGCCGGGCGGACACCCGGCCCACACCCACGCCGACGTACTGAAGGCCGTACGAGAACCGGCCGTGCGCGAAGAGGGCGCGGGGCAGTCGGAGGGGACCGGGCGTGACGTGCTCCTCGTCGTCGACCAGTTCGAAGAGGCATTCACCCTCTGCCGGGACGCGGCCGAACGCCGCGCCTTCATCGACCTGCTGCTCACCGCCCGCACGCCCGAGTCCCGGCTGCGGGTCGTCATCGCCGTCCGCGCGGACTTCTACGGCCGATGCGCCGAACACCGGGGCCTGGCGGACGCGTTGGGGGAGGCCGGGCTGCTGGTGGGGCCGATGGACCCGGCCGAGCTGCGCGAGGTGATCGTCAAACCGGCCCAGGCGGCGGGCCACATCGTCGAACGGACCCTGACCGCCCGCCTGGTGGAGGAGATCGCGGAGGAACCCGGCGGCCTCCCCCTGCTGTCCCACGTCCTGCGCGAGACCTGGCGCCGCCGCCACGGCCGGGCGCTGACCCTGGAGGCGTACGAGGCCGCGGGCGGTGTGCACGGCGCCATCGCCCAGACCGCCGAGGAGGTCTACGCCGGGCTCTCCACCGACCACGCGGAACTCGCCCGCCTGATCCTGCTGCGGCTGATCACCCCCGGCGAGGGCTCCCAGGACACCCGCCGCCCAGTCGATCGCGCCGAACTCGACTTCACGCACCCGCCGGGGCCGGCCACCACCCCTCCCGCCGCCCCCGCCGACGCGCCCCCGACCGCGCGCGCCCCCGACATCTCCCTCGTCCTGGACCGTCTCGCCCGAGCCCGGCTGATCACGCTCGACCACGACACCGTCGACCTCGCGCACGAGGCGCTGATCACCGCCTGGCCGCGGCTGTCCGGCTGGATCGACGCCGAGCGCGAACAACTGCGGGCGCACCGGCGGTTGACCGACGCGGCCCGCACCTGGGACGAGCTGGGCCGCGACCCGGGCGCCCTCTACCGCGGCACACGGCTGGCCGCCGCGGAGGAGCAGCTCGCCGACGCCTCGCTCACCGTGCCGGAGCGCGCCTTCCTGACCGCGAGCAGCGGCGCGCGCCGGGGCGAACGCCGCAGGCGCCGCGGTCTCGTCGGAGCCCTCGCCACCCTGCTGGTCCTCGCGCTCGTCGCCGGCGCCGTGGCCTGGCAGCAGGGCCGCACCAGCGACCGGCGGCACGTGGAGGCCGAGGCCCGTCGGATCGCCGCGGTCGCCGACAGCGTGCGCTTCTCCGACCCCCGCACCGCGATGCGGCTCAGCGTGGCCGCCGCACGGCTCGCCGACACGACCGAGACCCGGTCGGCGCTGATCGGGGCGATGGCCCAGCGGGACGAGGACGTGTTCGCGGTGCCCGGCGCGGACGACGGCTTCGACGGCTCGGGCAACGACGTGCGCCGGGTGACGGCGGACGGCACCTCCGTGGTGTCCGTCACCGCCGACCGGGTCAGGATCTGGGACCTGCGCACGCACCGGCTCACCCTCTCCGCACCGGGTCCCGGGAAACGGATGGACGGTGTCCCGGCCGCCGTGGGCCCGGACGGCCGGACACTCGCGTTGCTGGCCGGCGAGGGGATCCAGCTGTGGGACGTGCGGACCGCGCGCGTGACCAGGACGCTCCCCGGTGTGGACGCCACACAGCAGCCGGAGGTCGGTTTCGGCGGCCCCACCCTCGCCGCGGCGGACTGGAACGGGGACGTCCACGCCTGGGACCTGCGCACCGGCCGCCGGATGCTGCGGATCTCCGGGGTCACCGCGGACGGCCTGGCCGTCAGCCCCGACGGCCGGTGGCTCGCCCTGTGCACGGGCGCCCGGGCGGTGCAGATCTGGGACGTCGCGCACCGCAGGAAGGCCTCGGCGCCCTGGGCCGCGCGGGTGCGCCCGGGCGACTGCCTCGACGACACGCTGGCGTTCACCCCGGACAGCCGGACACTCACCGCCGTCAGCGGCGACGGAGTCCGCGGGTGGGACCTGCGCACCGGCCGCCGGACCCTGTTCTTGGAGGCGGCCGGGCTGACCCAGGTCTGGTTCGGCGCCGACGACAGGTTCCTCATGGCCACGGGACCCCACCAACTCCTGGTGTGGCGGGTGGCGAACCCGTATCTGCCCGTGCTGCGCAAGCGGCTGACCGCCGACGAGTGGACCGGCGTCACCCTCGACCGCGGCGCCGGCGCGGTGCGCTACCTCAGCGGCTCGGGGACCGTCGTACGCTCGCTGTCACTCGGCGGGGCCAGGTCCGAACAGTGGCCGACGACGATGGCGTACCGGGCGCAGCTCTCCGGTGACGGCCGGATCCTGGCCCGCTCGGTCGACCAGGGCGGCGGACGGCGCTGGCAGGTCGTGGACACCCGCAGCGGCCGGGTGGTCTTCGAGCCCCCGGGCGGCACCTGCCCCGAGGGGGAGGACCGGGTCTGCGCCGACCTCGTGGCCCTCAGCGACGACGGCCGCCACCTCGCGCGCGCCCGGAGCCTGGACCACCACCGGGCGGGGACGCCGGACGCGACCCGCATCACCGTGTGGGACGTCAGGACCCACCGCGCGTACGCCACCGTGGACATCCCGTCGGCCGGACAGGACGCCTTCGCCGTCAACGGGATCGCCCTCGACGCCCACGCCCGCACCCTGGTGGTGTTCCGGTCGGCGTTCCGGCCGTCCGTCGAACTGTGGGACCTGCGCCGGGA
Proteins encoded in this region:
- a CDS encoding DNA-binding protein, with the protein product MGRRETPVDPAAGPVPRFAYELRKLRQEAGGVTYRELARRAHFSVTALSQAAAGEQLPSLQVTLAYVRACDGDEPEWERRWQETEREVREATARQDDDAEPPYQGLARFEPDDHDRYFGRDRLVTALRELVHERRFTAVFGPSGSGKSSLLRAGLIPALRAERELAAIRVLTPGGHPAHTHADVLKAVREPAVREEGAGQSEGTGRDVLLVVDQFEEAFTLCRDAAERRAFIDLLLTARTPESRLRVVIAVRADFYGRCAEHRGLADALGEAGLLVGPMDPAELREVIVKPAQAAGHIVERTLTARLVEEIAEEPGGLPLLSHVLRETWRRRHGRALTLEAYEAAGGVHGAIAQTAEEVYAGLSTDHAELARLILLRLITPGEGSQDTRRPVDRAELDFTHPPGPATTPPAAPADAPPTARAPDISLVLDRLARARLITLDHDTVDLAHEALITAWPRLSGWIDAEREQLRAHRRLTDAARTWDELGRDPGALYRGTRLAAAEEQLADASLTVPERAFLTASSGARRGERRRRRGLVGALATLLVLALVAGAVAWQQGRTSDRRHVEAEARRIAAVADSVRFSDPRTAMRLSVAAARLADTTETRSALIGAMAQRDEDVFAVPGADDGFDGSGNDVRRVTADGTSVVSVTADRVRIWDLRTHRLTLSAPGPGKRMDGVPAAVGPDGRTLALLAGEGIQLWDVRTARVTRTLPGVDATQQPEVGFGGPTLAAADWNGDVHAWDLRTGRRMLRISGVTADGLAVSPDGRWLALCTGARAVQIWDVAHRRKASAPWAARVRPGDCLDDTLAFTPDSRTLTAVSGDGVRGWDLRTGRRTLFLEAAGLTQVWFGADDRFLMATGPHQLLVWRVANPYLPVLRKRLTADEWTGVTLDRGAGAVRYLSGSGTVVRSLSLGGARSEQWPTTMAYRAQLSGDGRILARSVDQGGGRRWQVVDTRSGRVVFEPPGGTCPEGEDRVCADLVALSDDGRHLARARSLDHHRAGTPDATRITVWDVRTHRAYATVDIPSAGQDAFAVNGIALDAHARTLVVFRSAFRPSVELWDLRREKRVRTVRSGRPGDSVAYDSTGTAMALRPDGDRLVTQDGLVADLGAGRVEPRVLGEDMLRTAAFSPDGTRLAVGDILGRVTLWDGSARTRLGVLDGSASDAGAELTGGVTALAFSHDSRTLAVADSEGTVRLWDVSSQRLLGTALPTPGDQALALAFGPGDGTLYASGTHIAVQKYDLAPDHLVAQVCARAGSGLSRADWRTYLPDIPYRRTC
- a CDS encoding glycosyltransferase 87 family protein; this translates as MGHLGRPAPSGRAARWAWAYWAACAGFALVLATTTALGPHRVWGTCAAAGYATAAVLTLRDARSWNRSGALAALAGAVLVPLAVLVASGDAQSEVGVVERSGALLLDSGSPYLPDPARTVEYNPYLPGMALFGVPRALFGAGPLTDARVWFGLAFLVCMFFAARRPAGAALKASAAGPVSTVALLSGFPAVALPLAVGGVDLPVVGLMCLGLALAGRGGSGVAAGVAMGAAAALKWTAWPLLPVGLVLLAVTAGRRTTLRAAATALSVSALAVIPVALADPHAFVEHVVLFPLGEGGVRSPAASPLPGHLLAAHVPGGSTLATAALATAALGVAVSLLIRPPGTVRAAADRLAVGLGIAICLIPATRFGYLVLPLVLAAWFRLPSSPTSSPTGPSRADHADPVRSVYSVAPPTGHG
- a CDS encoding Cmx/CmrA family chloramphenicol efflux MFS transporter, with translation MPFALFLLGVAVFAQGTSEFMLSGLVPDIARDLHVSVPAAGALTSAFAAGMVVGAPLMAGLARRWSRRGALLGFLLAFMGVHVVGALTDSFGVLLATRVVGALANAGFLAVALVTAAAMVPADAKGRATSVLLGGVTLACVVGVPAGALLGHLWGWRSAFWAVTALSLPAVVAVARAVPAGTAESVRPAPALRAELRALREPRLLTVLLLGALVNGATFCTFTYLAPLVTNVTGLEASRVPVVLALFGLGAFAGVRVGGRFADRRPGTVVGAGGTVLCLGWCALALGAEHPPLALGLVLVQGALSFAVGSTLISRALHTAPTAPTLAGAFATAAFNIGAACGPWLGGTVIGSGGGYRSPVWAAAGLVAVALVVAGGAAYASARGNAGADRRRTPASWSA